Proteins encoded within one genomic window of Lampris incognitus isolate fLamInc1 chromosome 19, fLamInc1.hap2, whole genome shotgun sequence:
- the LOC130129979 gene encoding TNFAIP3-interacting protein 3-like isoform X1 — MDELTDRSHVNQRIPAVQAKNRTGMNGDDPSLTNADRCESVELNRYLRRQPHVYPVQHPERELREIQSEMSTDNNDGTLKAQIAALEEQRRELLSINKKWSEQYQLMILFYKDKVQEMKALQQCDRYQERCEPGQNHGILQKNLKSEIAVENKECKQNQNGDVTFELLKTEQEAKLLRARNNTLARREQHQHKEIRRLNKVLEDALQMSVSPQEGSETPQEIWKYQAEVYKEDFMKERQDRERLNEKHLELERRFRKVHSELRSIKSQITCTPALPQHHWRVVTSEAGHATSSPPPPRARTHTRTNDRPPTTTPSHRCK; from the exons ATGGATGAACTCACGGACAGATCGCACGTCAATCAAAGGATCCCCGCGGTACAAGCGAAGAACCGAACAGGGATGAATGGAGACGACCCATCGCTGACTAACGCAGACAG GTGTGAGAGTGTCGAGCTGAACCGTTACCTCAGACGGCAGCCCCACGTGTACCCAGTTCAACATCCTGAGAGAGAGCTGAGAGAAATACAA TCAGAAATGTCTACTGATAACAATGACGGCACACTGAAAGCACAGATAGCCGCGTTGGAGGAGCAGAGGCGTGAG CTTCTCTCCATCAATAAGAAATGGTCAGAGCAGTACCAGTTGATGATACTGTTCTACAAAGACAAG GTCCAGGAGATGAAAGCTTTACAGCAATGTGACCGTTATCAAGAAAGGTGTGAACCAGGACAAAATCACGGCATCTTACAGAAAAATTTAAAATCGGAGATAGCCGTGGAGAATAAAGAGTGCAAACAG AACCAGAACGGTGATGTCACTTTTGAGTTACTGAAAACCGAGCAGGAGGCCAAGCTGTTGAGAGCACGGAATAACACCCTTGCCAGAAGGGAGCAGCATCAACACAAAGAGATCAGACGACTCAATAAG GTCTTAGAGGATGCCCTTCAGATGTCTGTTTCCCCTCAGGAGGGCAGTGAAACCCCACAAGAGATCTGGAAATATCAG GCTGAGGTCTATAAAGAGGACTTTATGAAGGAGCGGCAAGACAGGGAGAGGCTCAATGAGAAGCACCTAGAACTAGAAAGGAGGTTCAGAAAAGTTCACTCTGAGCTGCGTAGCATCAAGTCCCAG ATAACCTGTACACCAGCTTTACCTCAACACCACTGGCGAGTGGTGACCTCTGAAGCTGGGCACGCTACCtcgtccccacccccaccccgggcacgtacgcacacacgcaCCAACGACCGCCCGCCCACTACAACCCCCTCCCACCGCTGCAAatga
- the LOC130129979 gene encoding TNFAIP3-interacting protein 3-like isoform X2: MDELTDRSHVNQRIPAVQAKNRTGMNGDDPSLTNADRCESVELNRYLRRQPHVYPVQHPERELREIQSEMSTDNNDGTLKAQIAALEEQRRELLSINKKWSEQYQLMILFYKDKVQEMKALQQCDRYQERCEPGQNHGILQKNLKSEIAVENKECKQNQNGDVTFELLKTEQEAKLLRARNNTLARREQHQHKEIRRLNKVLEDALQMSVSPQEGSETPQEIWKYQAEVYKEDFMKERQDRERLNEKHLELERRFRKVHSELRSIKSQITCTPALPQHHWRVVTSEAGHATSSPPPPRARTHTHTHQFIHS; the protein is encoded by the exons ATGGATGAACTCACGGACAGATCGCACGTCAATCAAAGGATCCCCGCGGTACAAGCGAAGAACCGAACAGGGATGAATGGAGACGACCCATCGCTGACTAACGCAGACAG GTGTGAGAGTGTCGAGCTGAACCGTTACCTCAGACGGCAGCCCCACGTGTACCCAGTTCAACATCCTGAGAGAGAGCTGAGAGAAATACAA TCAGAAATGTCTACTGATAACAATGACGGCACACTGAAAGCACAGATAGCCGCGTTGGAGGAGCAGAGGCGTGAG CTTCTCTCCATCAATAAGAAATGGTCAGAGCAGTACCAGTTGATGATACTGTTCTACAAAGACAAG GTCCAGGAGATGAAAGCTTTACAGCAATGTGACCGTTATCAAGAAAGGTGTGAACCAGGACAAAATCACGGCATCTTACAGAAAAATTTAAAATCGGAGATAGCCGTGGAGAATAAAGAGTGCAAACAG AACCAGAACGGTGATGTCACTTTTGAGTTACTGAAAACCGAGCAGGAGGCCAAGCTGTTGAGAGCACGGAATAACACCCTTGCCAGAAGGGAGCAGCATCAACACAAAGAGATCAGACGACTCAATAAG GTCTTAGAGGATGCCCTTCAGATGTCTGTTTCCCCTCAGGAGGGCAGTGAAACCCCACAAGAGATCTGGAAATATCAG GCTGAGGTCTATAAAGAGGACTTTATGAAGGAGCGGCAAGACAGGGAGAGGCTCAATGAGAAGCACCTAGAACTAGAAAGGAGGTTCAGAAAAGTTCACTCTGAGCTGCGTAGCATCAAGTCCCAG ATAACCTGTACACCAGCTTTACCTCAACACCACTGGCGAGTGGTGACCTCTGAAGCTGGGCACGCTACCtcgtccccacccccaccccgggcacgtacg cacacacacacccaccaattcattcattcctag
- the LOC130129886 gene encoding F-box/LRR-repeat protein 7-like, whose product MGANNGKQYGSEGKGSSSISSDISSSTDHTPTKAPKNVATSEAVDSSTRTLSTPSPGLILPSKSSSLSSPALSSNGHETNSSSSSSNPAETVAVVHPQPGTHTRPRQSKGYHPAPIDILPDHTLLQIFSHLPTNQLCRCARVCRRWYNLAWDPRLWSTIRLTGELLHADRAIRVLTHRLCQDTPNVCLTLETVVVNGCKRLTDRGLHVVAQCCPELRHLEVAGCYNISNEAVFEVVSRCPNLEHLNLAGCSKVTCISLTQEASLQLSPMHGQQISIHYLDMTDCFSLEDEGLHTIASHCPRLTHLYLRRCTRLTDEALRHLAHHCPSIRELSLSDCRLVGDFGLREVARLEGYLRYLSVAHCTRITDVGIRYVARYCPRLRYLNARGCEGLTDHGLGHLARSCPKLKSLDVGKCPLVSDSGLEQLALYCQGLRRVSLRACESVTGRGLRALAANCCELQLVNVQDCEVSPEALRFVRRHCRRCVIEHTNPAFY is encoded by the exons ATGGGTGCGAACAATGGAAAACAGTATGGAAGTGAGG GTAAAGGCAGCTCAAGCATCTCTTCTGACATAAGTTCGAGTACGGATCACACACCAACCAAAGCTCCAAAGAATGTGGCTACCAGCGAAG ctgtGGACTCAAGCACGCGGACACTGAGCACCCCCAGCCCCGGTCTTATCCTGCCTTCGaagtcctcctctctctcctcgccAGCCCTCTCCAGCAATGGCCATGAAAccaactcctcctcttcctcctctaacCCGGCTGAGACTGTCGCTGTGGTGCACCCTCAGCCGGGCACCCACACCCGCCCCCGCCAGTCCAAAGGTTACCACCCTGCCCCCATCGACATCCTCCCCGACCACACCCTCCTACAGATCTTCTCCCATCTGCCCACCAATCAGCTGTGCCGTTGCGCACGGGTGTGTCGGCGCTGGTACAACCTGGCCTGGGACCCGAGGCTGTGGAGCACCATCCGGCTAACGGGGGAGCTGCTGCACGCTGACCGTGCCATCCGAGTCCTCACCCACCGGCTGTGTCAGGATACCCCAAACGTGTGCCTGACCCTAGAGACAGTGGTGGTCAATGGCTGCAAAAGGCTGACTGACCGGGGACTGCACGTGGTGGCTCAGTGCTGCCCCGAGCTACGTCACCTGGAGGTGGCAGGCTGTTATAATATCTCCAACGAGGCTGTGTTTGAGGTGGTATCTCGCTGCCCCAACCTGGAACACCTAAACCTCGCAG GTTGTTCCAAGGTGACATGTATCAGCCTCACCCAGGAGGCCTCGCTCCAACTGTCCCCCATGCACGGCCAGCAGATCTCCATCCACTATCTGGACATGACCGACTGCTTCTCCTTGGAGGACGAGGGCCTGCACACCATCGCCTCCCACTGTCCCCGCCTCACACACCTCTACCTGCGTCGCTGCACCCGGCTGACAGACGAGGCCCTGCGTCACCTGGCCCACCATTGCCCCTCCATAAGGGAGCTCAGCCTCAGTGACTGCCGCCTGGTGGGAGACTTTGGTCTACGCGAGGTCGCCCGCCTGGAGGGCTACCTGCGCTACCTGAGCGTGGCCCACTGTACCCGCATCACGGATGTGGGCATCCGCTATGTGGCCCGCTACTGCCCACGGCTCCGCTACCTGAACGCCCGGGGCTGCGAGGGGCTGACGGACCACGGCCTGGGTCACCTGGCCAGGAGCTGCCCCAAGCTCAAGTCCCTGGACGTGGGTAAGTGCCCCCTGGTGTCAGACAGTGGGCTGGAGCAGCTGGCGCTTTACTGCCAGGGCCTGAGGAGGGTCAGCCTGAGGGCCTGCGAGAGCGTGACGGGGCGAGGACTCAGGGCTCTGGCGGCTAATTGCTGCGAGCTCCAGCTTGTTAACGTGCAGGACTGCGAGGTGTCACCCGAGGCGCTGCGTTTCGTCAGGCGCCACTGCAGACGCTGCGTCATTGAGCACACGAATCCCGCTTTCTACTGA